A single genomic interval of Pelagerythrobacter marensis harbors:
- a CDS encoding dipeptide epimerase, producing the protein MARQRRRDLALDLRIERFPYHQPFRIAGHVFTETALLVAEISDGAHRGRGEGAGVYYLGDDAGHMLAEAERVRGAIEGGATREDLQALLPPGGARNALDCAFWELEAQRAGRPVWELAGLDVPRPLRSTLTLGADTPEAMANAALALDPRAPVKVKLTGDAEDDAARLAAIRGARPRAWIGVDANQGYRRETLPALLETLLEHRIALLEQPVPRGRDADLDGLKRPLPFAADESALSLADTASLVGRYDVVNIKLDKCGGLTEGLAIARQARQLGLEVMVGNMMGTSLSMAPSYLVGQLCDIVDLDGPTFLARDRTPGVRYRDGMIHCPVEVWG; encoded by the coding sequence ATGGCCAGGCAACGCAGGCGGGACCTGGCGCTCGATCTTCGGATCGAGCGCTTCCCCTACCACCAGCCGTTCCGCATCGCGGGCCACGTCTTTACGGAGACTGCGCTGCTCGTCGCCGAAATCTCGGACGGCGCGCACCGCGGGCGCGGGGAAGGGGCGGGAGTCTACTACCTGGGCGACGATGCCGGGCATATGCTGGCCGAAGCGGAACGGGTGCGCGGCGCAATCGAGGGGGGCGCAACGCGCGAGGATCTGCAGGCCCTGCTGCCGCCGGGCGGCGCGCGCAACGCGCTCGACTGCGCTTTCTGGGAGCTGGAGGCGCAGCGCGCCGGCCGGCCGGTGTGGGAACTTGCCGGGCTCGACGTGCCGCGTCCGCTGCGATCGACGCTGACGCTTGGCGCCGACACGCCCGAGGCGATGGCGAATGCGGCGCTGGCGCTCGATCCGCGGGCGCCGGTGAAGGTAAAGCTGACCGGCGATGCGGAGGACGATGCCGCGCGCCTCGCCGCCATCCGCGGGGCGCGGCCGAGAGCCTGGATCGGGGTCGACGCCAACCAGGGCTATCGCCGCGAGACGCTGCCCGCCTTGCTCGAAACGCTGCTCGAACACCGGATCGCGCTGCTTGAACAGCCGGTGCCGCGCGGGCGCGACGCCGATCTCGACGGGCTGAAACGACCATTGCCTTTCGCCGCCGACGAAAGTGCCTTGTCGCTGGCCGACACAGCTTCGCTCGTCGGGCGCTACGACGTGGTGAATATCAAGCTCGACAAGTGCGGGGGGCTGACGGAAGGTCTCGCTATCGCGCGGCAGGCGCGGCAGCTGGGGCTCGAGGTCATGGTCGGCAACATGATGGGCACCAGCCTGTCGATGGCGCCATCGTACCTGGTCGGCCAGCTTTGCGATATCGTCGATCTCGACGGGCCGACGTTCCTGGCACGCGATCGTACTCCCGGTGTCCGCTATCGCGACGGAATGATCCACTGTCCGGTGGAAGTCTGGGGCTGA
- a CDS encoding dipeptidase, with translation MIRSFPATRRAVIAGAVGAALAAPMVNKGAFAFSGVPGRTYSRRALDLVAETLVIDMLAPLKITMNPAYLAHRLTDAEAAEFRASGITGFHHAFGLGGPDARVQAFEYLAGWQGFVGRNSQVFTLAGRADDLDRAKAEGKCAVIMGIQNADQFETVEDVARFRRLGLRCAQLTYNSQNRIGSGSTERVDGGISDFGAAIIAAMEAAGMLVDVSHCGDRTTLDAIDIAQGPIAITHSNARALVDHPRGKTDEAIRALAAKGGVMGITGVRMFIRAIDPTNVGDMVDHIDHVAKLVGIEHVGIGSDADLHGYDDMVPEEYEALKASYKGSYGFRDKIDIDGFDHPRKIFDLTEELIRRGYSNDNIRAVLGGNFRRLLAQVWG, from the coding sequence ATGATACGCTCATTCCCCGCGACGCGGCGCGCGGTCATTGCCGGCGCGGTCGGCGCGGCCCTGGCCGCACCGATGGTCAACAAGGGGGCGTTCGCCTTCTCCGGCGTGCCGGGGCGGACCTATTCGCGTCGGGCGCTCGACCTCGTGGCCGAGACTCTCGTCATCGACATGCTCGCGCCGCTCAAGATTACCATGAATCCGGCCTATCTCGCCCATCGGTTGACCGATGCCGAAGCGGCCGAGTTCCGCGCGAGCGGCATCACCGGCTTTCACCACGCATTCGGCCTCGGCGGGCCGGACGCGCGGGTACAGGCGTTCGAATACCTGGCCGGGTGGCAGGGCTTCGTCGGCCGCAACAGCCAGGTCTTCACTCTCGCGGGCCGCGCCGACGATCTCGACCGCGCCAAGGCCGAAGGCAAGTGCGCGGTCATCATGGGCATCCAGAACGCCGATCAGTTCGAGACGGTGGAGGATGTCGCGCGGTTCCGGCGCCTCGGCCTGCGGTGCGCGCAGCTTACCTACAACAGCCAGAACCGGATCGGATCGGGCAGCACCGAGCGGGTCGATGGCGGGATCAGCGATTTCGGGGCAGCGATCATCGCCGCGATGGAAGCGGCCGGCATGCTGGTCGACGTATCGCATTGCGGCGACCGGACGACGCTGGACGCGATCGATATCGCGCAAGGGCCGATCGCGATCACGCACAGCAACGCCCGCGCCCTGGTCGATCACCCCCGGGGCAAGACCGACGAGGCGATCCGGGCACTCGCGGCCAAGGGCGGCGTGATGGGCATTACCGGCGTGCGGATGTTCATTCGCGCGATCGATCCGACCAACGTGGGCGACATGGTCGACCACATCGACCATGTCGCAAAGCTGGTCGGCATCGAGCATGTCGGCATCGGGTCCGACGCCGACCTCCATGGCTACGACGACATGGTGCCTGAAGAGTATGAGGCGCTGAAGGCAAGCTACAAGGGCAGCTACGGCTTCCGCGACAAGATCGACATCGACGGCTTCGATCATCCTCGCAAGATCTTCGATCTGACCGAGGAACTGATCCGCCGCGGTTATTCCAACGACAACATCCGGGCAGTGCTCGGCGGGAACTTCCGCCGGCTGCTCGCACAAGTGTGGGGGTAG
- a CDS encoding TonB-dependent receptor codes for MQQNRWIAGSVLAFAVAMPAQAQDDPVSFETGEIVVTAQKRTQNLQDVPISISVVGGEELQEQGAASLVDYAGYVPGMQVSNSGTPGQTTITLRGVAPISSAQTVGVYLDDAPVGSSAIYNRAGAFTIDLMPYDLERVEVLKGPQGTLYGASSIGGLVKYVTVQPDTREFRVRGGVEGFSVKGGDRLGWGAQTLVNVPIVEDKLAVSGSFAWRSTPGWVDSVNNPALEDQNDYEQRGGRVALLWQPTPRLSVKLAGIWQSLDSDGNALYAADLDGNRVGDGRSFNNFVPESFDIDLDYYSATIDYDFGPVTLTSATTYSETQSRQVQDASYAFGVLFPLLTGGAIDPGITPFALDLGLEKWTQEVRLASPTGERFEWMIGGFFTDETTSNIQLVRSFDMDGNPIAPLDPLATVALPATYKEYAVFGNATYKFSDMFDITAGLRWARNEQTFRQISEGAIVPSADDPGESAESVWTFSVSPQIHLNENAMLYGRVATGYRPGGPNVIVPNVPPSVDADRMTNYEIGFKGDLADRMIAIDVAAFWMDWTDIQVTRAFGGVSGGANGGRATSKGFEGSIALRPSPGLTISATGSYTDATLSEDVPEISGMGGDRLPAVPKFSGAVRADYEFALGASSTGSFGVGVRHAGSRLSLVESDPLVARARPYTSVDLNASVTFDDHWTLRAYARNLLDNEGEMARTTMADGLNQPSFLAISPLQPRTIGLAVDMSF; via the coding sequence ATGCAGCAGAATCGCTGGATTGCAGGAAGCGTGCTCGCGTTTGCGGTGGCGATGCCGGCGCAGGCGCAAGACGATCCCGTGTCATTCGAAACGGGCGAAATCGTCGTCACCGCGCAGAAGCGGACGCAAAACCTGCAGGACGTGCCGATCTCGATCAGCGTCGTCGGCGGCGAGGAGCTGCAGGAACAGGGCGCGGCCTCGCTGGTCGATTATGCCGGTTACGTGCCCGGCATGCAGGTCAGCAACAGCGGGACCCCGGGCCAGACGACCATCACGCTGCGCGGTGTCGCGCCGATCTCGTCCGCGCAGACGGTTGGCGTCTATCTCGACGATGCACCGGTCGGATCCAGCGCAATCTACAATCGCGCCGGGGCCTTCACCATCGACCTGATGCCTTACGATCTCGAACGGGTCGAAGTGCTCAAGGGACCGCAGGGCACGCTTTACGGCGCCAGTTCGATCGGCGGTCTTGTCAAATACGTGACCGTGCAGCCCGACACGCGCGAGTTCCGGGTCCGGGGCGGGGTCGAAGGTTTCAGCGTCAAGGGCGGCGACCGGCTCGGCTGGGGCGCGCAGACGCTGGTCAACGTGCCGATCGTCGAGGACAAGCTGGCGGTCAGCGGCAGCTTTGCCTGGCGCAGCACGCCGGGCTGGGTCGACAGCGTAAACAACCCCGCGCTCGAGGATCAGAACGATTACGAGCAGCGCGGCGGCCGCGTTGCCCTGCTGTGGCAGCCGACGCCCCGGCTCAGCGTCAAGCTGGCTGGCATCTGGCAGTCGCTCGATTCCGACGGCAATGCGCTCTACGCCGCCGATCTCGACGGTAACCGAGTGGGTGACGGACGATCGTTCAACAATTTCGTCCCCGAATCCTTCGATATCGACCTCGACTACTACTCGGCGACGATCGACTACGACTTCGGGCCGGTCACCCTGACCTCGGCAACCACGTACAGCGAGACGCAGAGCCGGCAGGTGCAGGACGCGAGCTACGCTTTCGGCGTGCTCTTCCCGCTGCTCACGGGCGGCGCGATCGATCCGGGGATCACCCCGTTCGCGCTCGACCTGGGACTCGAGAAGTGGACCCAGGAAGTGCGGCTCGCATCGCCGACCGGCGAGCGCTTCGAATGGATGATCGGCGGCTTCTTCACCGACGAGACGACCAGCAACATCCAGCTCGTCCGGTCATTCGATATGGACGGCAATCCGATCGCACCGCTCGATCCGCTTGCGACAGTCGCCCTGCCTGCGACTTACAAGGAATATGCGGTGTTCGGCAACGCCACCTACAAGTTCAGCGACATGTTCGACATCACCGCAGGCCTGCGCTGGGCGCGCAACGAGCAGACCTTCCGCCAGATCAGCGAGGGGGCGATCGTGCCGAGTGCGGACGATCCCGGCGAATCGGCCGAAAGCGTGTGGACTTTCTCGGTCAGTCCGCAAATCCACCTGAACGAGAATGCGATGCTCTATGGGCGCGTGGCCACCGGCTATCGCCCGGGCGGCCCCAACGTCATCGTCCCCAACGTGCCCCCCAGCGTCGACGCCGACCGCATGACCAACTACGAGATCGGCTTCAAGGGGGACCTTGCCGACCGCATGATCGCGATCGACGTCGCCGCCTTCTGGATGGACTGGACCGATATCCAGGTAACGCGCGCTTTCGGGGGCGTTTCCGGCGGTGCGAACGGGGGCAGGGCGACCAGCAAGGGCTTCGAAGGCAGTATAGCGCTGCGCCCCTCTCCCGGCCTGACGATCAGCGCGACCGGCAGCTATACCGACGCAACCCTGAGCGAGGACGTGCCCGAAATCAGCGGTATGGGCGGCGACCGCCTGCCCGCGGTACCCAAGTTCAGCGGCGCGGTGCGTGCCGATTACGAGTTCGCGCTCGGCGCATCCAGTACCGGGAGCTTCGGCGTCGGCGTCCGCCATGCCGGCAGCCGCCTGTCGCTCGTGGAGAGCGATCCGTTGGTGGCAAGGGCGAGGCCGTATACTTCGGTGGACCTCAACGCCTCGGTGACGTTCGACGACCATTGGACATTGCGCGCCTATGCCCGCAATCTGCTCGACAACGAAGGGGAGATGGCGCGGACGACGATGGCCGACGGGCTCAATCAGCCGAGCTTCCTGGCGATCTCGCCGCTGCAACCCCGCACGATCGGCCTTGCGGTCGACATGTCTTTCTGA
- a CDS encoding DUF1611 domain-containing protein, with translation MNAPIGSLTDTMVLPQPYLLFLGDTTEPSFAKTAFGLADWAADRCVGEFGVDGCAVSTGLPRMTPAEARGAGARSLVIGVANQGGVIGERWIAALLEAMDAGLDIVSGLHVRLDSIPALADAARRTGCRLIDVRRPPAGLPVGTGRKRSGKRLLTVGTDCALGKKYTALALHRAFLERGIDADFRATGQTGIMIAGGGIPMDAVVSDFESGAAEILSPDAPADHWDVIEGQGSIFNPAYAAVSLGLLHGSQPDVFVVCHDPTRKVILGMEDFALPSIEEVVDLTIRLGSRTNPAIRCGGVSLNTSSMGAEEAAASIATERERLNIPVADPIRGGDAFAELVDSCLA, from the coding sequence ATGAACGCCCCGATCGGCAGCCTGACCGATACTATGGTGCTGCCGCAGCCCTATCTGCTGTTCCTCGGCGATACGACCGAGCCGAGCTTTGCCAAGACCGCGTTCGGTCTCGCCGACTGGGCGGCCGACCGCTGCGTCGGCGAATTCGGAGTGGACGGGTGCGCCGTGTCGACCGGGCTGCCGCGCATGACGCCGGCCGAGGCGCGCGGGGCCGGTGCACGCTCGCTGGTGATCGGCGTTGCCAACCAGGGCGGGGTGATCGGCGAGCGGTGGATCGCCGCGCTGCTCGAAGCGATGGACGCAGGCCTCGATATTGTCAGCGGGCTTCACGTCCGGCTCGACAGCATCCCGGCGCTGGCCGATGCGGCGCGGCGTACTGGCTGCCGGCTGATCGACGTGCGTCGCCCGCCGGCGGGTCTCCCTGTCGGCACCGGGCGCAAGCGCAGCGGCAAGCGGCTGCTTACCGTCGGCACAGATTGCGCGCTGGGCAAGAAATATACCGCGCTCGCGCTGCACCGGGCTTTCCTGGAGCGGGGGATCGATGCCGACTTCCGCGCGACGGGCCAGACCGGTATCATGATCGCGGGCGGAGGCATTCCGATGGATGCGGTCGTGTCCGATTTCGAATCGGGCGCGGCCGAGATCCTGAGCCCCGACGCGCCCGCCGATCACTGGGATGTGATCGAGGGACAGGGCTCGATCTTCAACCCGGCCTATGCCGCGGTCTCGCTTGGCCTGCTGCACGGCAGCCAGCCCGATGTCTTCGTCGTCTGCCACGATCCCACGCGCAAGGTGATCCTGGGCATGGAGGACTTCGCCTTGCCCTCGATCGAGGAGGTGGTCGATCTCACGATCCGCCTCGGCAGCCGGACCAACCCTGCGATCCGCTGCGGCGGGGTAAGCCTCAACACCTCGAGCATGGGGGCGGAGGAAGCGGCGGCGTCGATAGCAACGGAGCGCGAACGGCTCAACATTCCGGTCGCCGACCCGATCCGCGGAGGCGATGCCTTCGCCGAACTCGTCGATAGCTGCCTCGCATGA
- a CDS encoding serine hydrolase, which translates to MSHARLLALSFLLLFSVPAIAEPPADIGDSVEALRQEIGAVGVSIAIVENGKTTLARGWGARKLGEPARVDAETLFQTGSTGKAMTAAALAILVDEGRIAWDDAVIEHMPWFRMYDPWVTRKITIRDLLVHRSGLGLGQGDLLFVPRSSLTRRETVERVAFLEPKTSFRSAYAYDNILYVVAGQLIEEVTGQTWEVFMRDRVLRPGGMKNATSDSADRFRTANRSWPHARLSGALRGLGPQEVLDERDELGRNAAPAGGLALSAEDMTAWLKIQLAHGALPGGGRLFSEEQAREMWAPVTPIPITELPEILKPAQPTYQAYALGWQVQDYRGHRIIQHGGGVFGSITRVVMIPERNVGFAIMMNSEDSGMLLGLTYDLLDHYLDQRDFDWTTKWQDWFEARLQGGKEYLEQAKAAPVDVGPSLDIARYTGRYRDAWYGDVVIDMGAEGLTIDFTTTPDMAGRLKHWQYDSFVTEFDDPAIEPAYVTFALDADGKVTGATMKPVSVIADFSWDYHDLDLKPVEEEK; encoded by the coding sequence ATGAGCCACGCTCGCCTGCTTGCCCTCTCGTTCCTGCTGCTCTTCTCGGTGCCGGCGATAGCCGAACCGCCGGCCGACATCGGTGACAGTGTCGAGGCGCTGCGGCAGGAGATCGGCGCGGTCGGTGTGTCTATTGCGATAGTCGAAAACGGAAAGACGACGCTTGCGCGCGGTTGGGGCGCGCGCAAGCTCGGCGAACCCGCTCGGGTCGATGCCGAGACGCTGTTCCAGACCGGATCGACCGGCAAGGCCATGACCGCCGCCGCGCTGGCGATCCTCGTCGACGAGGGCAGGATCGCATGGGACGACGCCGTCATCGAACACATGCCCTGGTTCCGCATGTACGACCCGTGGGTTACGCGCAAAATCACGATCCGCGACCTGCTCGTCCATCGCAGCGGGCTGGGCCTCGGGCAGGGGGACCTGCTGTTCGTGCCCCGCAGCAGCCTCACCCGCCGCGAGACGGTCGAGCGCGTGGCTTTCCTCGAGCCGAAGACGAGCTTCCGTTCCGCCTACGCCTACGACAATATCCTCTACGTCGTGGCCGGGCAGTTGATCGAGGAGGTTACCGGCCAGACGTGGGAAGTCTTCATGCGCGACCGTGTCCTGCGCCCCGGCGGCATGAAGAACGCGACCAGCGACAGCGCGGACCGCTTCCGCACAGCCAACCGATCGTGGCCCCACGCGCGCCTGTCCGGCGCCCTGCGCGGCCTCGGTCCGCAGGAGGTGCTCGACGAGCGTGACGAACTCGGCCGCAACGCCGCACCCGCCGGCGGGCTCGCGCTGAGTGCGGAGGACATGACGGCATGGCTGAAGATCCAGCTCGCGCACGGGGCTCTGCCGGGCGGTGGCCGGTTGTTCAGCGAGGAACAGGCGCGGGAGATGTGGGCGCCGGTGACGCCGATACCGATCACCGAACTGCCCGAGATCCTCAAGCCTGCCCAGCCGACTTACCAGGCCTATGCGCTCGGTTGGCAGGTGCAGGACTATCGCGGGCATCGCATCATCCAGCACGGCGGCGGGGTGTTCGGTTCGATCACGCGGGTGGTGATGATCCCGGAGCGCAACGTCGGCTTCGCGATCATGATGAACAGCGAAGACAGCGGAATGCTCCTCGGCCTGACTTACGACCTGCTCGACCACTACCTCGACCAGCGGGATTTCGACTGGACGACCAAGTGGCAGGACTGGTTCGAAGCGCGGCTGCAGGGCGGCAAGGAATACCTCGAGCAGGCGAAAGCCGCTCCGGTCGATGTCGGCCCGTCGCTCGATATTGCGCGCTATACCGGGCGGTATCGCGATGCTTGGTACGGGGACGTGGTGATCGATATGGGGGCCGAAGGGCTGACGATCGACTTCACCACGACACCGGACATGGCCGGGCGCCTGAAGCATTGGCAATACGACAGCTTCGTCACCGAATTCGACGATCCGGCGATCGAGCCGGCTTATGTCACCTTCGCGCTCGACGCGGACGGCAAGGTGACGGGTGCCACGATGAAGCCGGTGAGCGTCATCGCCGACTTCAGCTGGGATTATCACGATCTCGACCTGAAGCCTGTGGAGGAAGAGAAATGA
- a CDS encoding dipeptidase, with product MKKPVLLLLLAATALASCSVVGEEKTAEPASVHADMLVLDTHLDTPLHFEREGWTFADRHQLASDLVQLDIPRMKDGALDGGFFVIYTEQGPLTPEGYADALAFARERSDLIDSVIAKHGDAIAPALTAEDARRLNGEGKLIAFKAIENSYPLGEDLSLLQEFYDKGVRMAGPVHSATNQFADSATGEARWNGLSPLGKEWVAEMNRLGIVIDASHSSDAAFDQLLELSKYPIILSHSSLRSAYDHPRNLDEGRLRKLAAKGGAMCISTIFMSEMNMSPARAELFGQYERIGAMSPDEQAELTRRWRELDKVEPMWAADFEDYMAMVLRAIEVGGVDHICFGADWDGGGGLAGIEDISALPKVTARLKAAGYSDADIEKMWSGNVLRVLAAQGANPGE from the coding sequence ATGAAGAAGCCTGTCCTGCTGCTGCTGCTCGCCGCCACGGCGCTCGCGTCCTGCTCGGTCGTAGGCGAGGAGAAAACCGCCGAGCCCGCGTCGGTTCATGCGGATATGCTGGTGCTCGACACCCATCTCGACACGCCGCTCCATTTCGAGCGCGAAGGGTGGACCTTCGCCGACCGGCACCAGTTGGCGAGCGACCTCGTCCAGCTCGACATTCCGCGGATGAAGGACGGCGCGCTCGATGGCGGGTTCTTCGTCATCTACACCGAGCAGGGTCCGTTGACGCCGGAAGGCTATGCCGATGCGCTGGCGTTCGCGCGCGAGCGGTCGGATCTGATCGACAGTGTTATCGCGAAGCATGGCGATGCTATCGCCCCCGCGCTCACCGCGGAGGACGCGCGCCGGCTGAATGGCGAAGGCAAGCTGATCGCGTTCAAGGCGATCGAGAACAGCTACCCGCTCGGCGAAGACCTCTCGCTGCTGCAGGAATTCTACGACAAGGGCGTGCGCATGGCGGGGCCGGTGCATTCGGCGACCAACCAGTTCGCCGATTCCGCGACCGGGGAAGCGCGCTGGAACGGCCTCAGCCCGCTCGGCAAGGAGTGGGTGGCCGAGATGAACCGGCTCGGCATCGTGATCGACGCCAGCCATTCGTCGGACGCCGCGTTCGACCAGCTTCTGGAACTGTCGAAGTATCCGATCATCCTTTCGCATTCGAGCCTGCGCTCGGCCTACGACCACCCGCGCAATCTCGACGAGGGGAGGCTCCGCAAGCTCGCGGCGAAAGGCGGTGCGATGTGCATCTCGACGATCTTCATGTCGGAGATGAACATGTCCCCCGCACGCGCCGAGCTGTTCGGGCAGTACGAGCGGATCGGCGCGATGTCGCCCGACGAGCAGGCCGAACTGACCCGCCGCTGGCGCGAACTCGACAAGGTCGAACCGATGTGGGCCGCCGATTTCGAAGACTATATGGCGATGGTCCTGCGCGCGATCGAGGTCGGCGGGGTGGACCATATCTGCTTCGGTGCCGATTGGGACGGCGGCGGCGGCCTTGCCGGGATCGAGGACATTTCGGCGCTGCCCAAAGTGACCGCAAGGCTCAAGGCTGCCGGCTATTCCGATGCCGATATCGAAAAGATGTGGAGCGGCAACGTGCTGCGCGTTCTCGCCGCGCAAGGCGCAAACCCCGGGGAATAG
- a CDS encoding efflux transporter outer membrane subunit, with protein sequence MKFRSLALSTLSALALSGCAAGPDYALSPPIPASSGPFLSADDPAFAPAPLPADWWRLYDDPVLDSLVQDALRANTEVRQALARIERARAGLRGARGDRLPQTALGAGANYGRVPESQVPAGAERESWSYDAGIDIAYEVDLFGRVGRGIEAAQADLAASEADADAVRVMVVAETTRAYADAAASAARLRVAREIVALLDQSLALTGKRHEAGLESGLAVARIATLRDQRAADIPALEAARSAALFRLATLTGRAPADLPPIAGERSIVLEIARPIPVGDGAALLARRPDIRAAERRLAANTARIGVATADLYPRITLGGSIGSTGPDIGDILTGGPLRWLAGTLLSWSFANQEAIRARIGMAEADTQGSLAAFDGAVLNALEETETALSNYARAIERRKTLQAAGEQAERAARIVRAQQREGAINSLERLDAERTLADIRAQLAAQDAEISRAQIDVFRALGGGWTT encoded by the coding sequence ATGAAGTTCCGTTCCCTTGCTCTCTCGACCCTGTCCGCGCTCGCCCTTTCGGGGTGCGCGGCGGGGCCGGACTACGCGCTCAGTCCCCCTATTCCCGCGTCATCCGGCCCCTTCCTTTCCGCCGACGATCCGGCATTCGCGCCCGCCCCCCTGCCCGCCGACTGGTGGCGGCTCTACGACGATCCGGTGCTCGATTCGCTGGTGCAGGATGCGCTCCGCGCGAACACCGAGGTTCGTCAGGCGCTCGCCCGCATCGAACGGGCGCGGGCGGGCCTGCGCGGTGCGCGCGGCGACCGCCTGCCGCAAACCGCTCTCGGTGCCGGCGCGAACTATGGTCGCGTGCCCGAAAGCCAGGTCCCGGCCGGGGCCGAGCGGGAGAGCTGGTCCTACGACGCCGGAATCGACATCGCTTACGAAGTGGACTTGTTCGGTCGGGTCGGCCGCGGGATCGAGGCCGCGCAGGCGGATCTGGCCGCGAGCGAAGCCGACGCCGATGCCGTGCGAGTCATGGTGGTCGCCGAAACGACGCGCGCCTATGCCGATGCCGCGGCAAGCGCCGCCCGGTTGCGGGTCGCGCGCGAGATCGTCGCGCTGCTCGATCAGTCGCTCGCGCTGACCGGCAAGCGCCACGAGGCCGGGCTCGAAAGCGGGCTCGCCGTGGCGCGTATCGCAACGTTGCGGGACCAGCGCGCGGCAGACATTCCCGCGCTGGAAGCGGCGCGTTCCGCCGCCCTGTTCCGTCTCGCGACCCTGACCGGCCGCGCCCCGGCCGACCTGCCGCCGATCGCCGGCGAACGCAGCATCGTGCTGGAGATCGCAAGGCCGATCCCGGTGGGGGACGGCGCCGCCCTTCTCGCCCGCCGCCCCGACATTCGCGCGGCAGAGCGGCGCCTTGCCGCCAACACGGCGCGGATCGGGGTGGCCACGGCCGACCTCTATCCGCGCATCACCCTGGGCGGTTCGATCGGCTCGACCGGACCCGACATCGGCGACATTCTGACCGGCGGCCCGCTGCGCTGGCTGGCCGGCACTCTGCTCAGCTGGTCCTTTGCCAACCAGGAGGCCATCCGGGCGCGGATCGGCATGGCGGAGGCCGATACGCAAGGTTCGCTCGCCGCGTTCGACGGCGCGGTCCTGAACGCGCTGGAGGAAACCGAAACGGCGCTGTCCAACTATGCCCGGGCGATCGAACGCCGCAAGACGCTGCAGGCGGCGGGCGAACAGGCCGAACGGGCCGCGCGCATCGTCCGCGCGCAGCAGCGCGAAGGCGCCATCAATTCGCTCGAGCGGCTCGACGCGGAGCGAACGCTGGCGGACATCAGAGCCCAGCTTGCCGCGCAGGATGCGGAAATCTCGCGCGCGCAGATCGACGTCTTCCGCGCACTCGGCGGGGGCTGGACGACGTAG